From one Streptomyces chromofuscus genomic stretch:
- the tal gene encoding transaldolase yields MITVTEASATAGALKRLSDEGVSIWLDDLSRKRITSGGLTELVATKHVVGVTTNPSIFQAAIGSGEGYEEQLADLAVRGVTVDEAVRMMTTADVRAAADVLRPVYEATGGRDGRVSIEVDPRLAHDTAATIAEARQLAWLVDRPNVMIKIPATKAGLPAITEVIGAGISVNVTLIFSLERYREVMDAYLAGLEKAQAAGIDLAGIHSVASFFVSRVDTEVDKRLTVLGTDEALALKGRAALANARLAYAAYEEVFGSAGHPTPSAARWTVLAGSRANKQRPLWASTGVKDPAYKDTLYVEDLVAPGTVNTMPEATLNATADHGDIHGDTVSGGYAQARADLAAVERLGISYDEVVRQLEDEGVAKFEAAWQELLDAVTKSLTGKGVDGE; encoded by the coding sequence ATGATCACTGTGACCGAAGCATCCGCCACCGCGGGAGCACTCAAGCGCCTGTCCGACGAGGGCGTGTCGATCTGGCTGGACGACCTGTCGCGCAAGCGGATCACGTCCGGCGGCCTCACCGAACTCGTCGCCACGAAGCACGTCGTGGGCGTCACCACCAACCCGTCCATCTTCCAGGCCGCGATCGGCTCCGGCGAGGGGTACGAGGAGCAGCTCGCCGACCTCGCCGTGCGGGGCGTCACGGTCGACGAGGCGGTGCGCATGATGACCACCGCCGACGTCCGGGCCGCCGCGGACGTCCTGCGGCCCGTGTACGAGGCCACCGGCGGCCGGGACGGCCGGGTCTCCATCGAGGTCGACCCGCGCCTCGCCCACGACACGGCGGCCACGATCGCCGAGGCCCGGCAGCTCGCCTGGCTCGTCGACCGGCCGAACGTCATGATCAAGATCCCGGCGACGAAGGCGGGCCTGCCGGCGATCACCGAGGTGATCGGCGCCGGCATCAGCGTCAACGTCACGCTGATCTTCTCGCTGGAGCGCTACCGCGAGGTCATGGACGCCTACCTGGCCGGCCTGGAGAAGGCACAGGCGGCGGGGATCGACCTGGCCGGCATCCACTCCGTGGCGTCCTTCTTCGTCTCCCGCGTCGACACCGAGGTCGACAAGCGGCTGACGGTGCTGGGCACGGACGAGGCGCTGGCCCTCAAGGGCCGGGCGGCGCTCGCCAACGCGCGGCTCGCCTACGCGGCGTACGAGGAGGTGTTCGGCTCCGCCGGCCATCCGACACCGTCTGCCGCCCGGTGGACCGTCCTGGCCGGGTCGCGGGCGAACAAGCAGCGGCCGCTGTGGGCCTCGACCGGTGTGAAGGATCCCGCTTACAAGGACACCCTGTATGTGGAGGACCTGGTGGCGCCCGGCACGGTGAACACCATGCCGGAGGCCACGCTGAACGCCACCGCCGACCACGGCGACATCCACGGCGACACGGTGAGCGGCGGCTACGCGCAGGCGCGGGCCGATCTCGCCGCCGTCGAGCGGCTGGGGATCTCGTACGACGAGGTGGTGCGGCAGCTGGAGGACGAGGGTGTCGCCAAGTTCGAGGCCGCCTGGCAGGAGCTGCTGGACGCCGTGACGAAGTCGCTGACCGGCAAGGGAGTTGACGGGGAATGA
- the tkt gene encoding transketolase, which translates to MSTQTPDGPGSFEWTDLDRRAVDTARLLAADAVQRVGNGHPGTAMSLAPAAYTIFQKLMRHDPADPEWAGRDRFVLSPGHTSLTLYTQLHLAGYELELDDLKAFRTHGSRTPGHPEYGHTAGVETTTGPLGQGVANAVGMAMAARYERGLFDPDAPEGTSPFDHTIWAIVSDGDLQEGVSAEASSLAGHQRLGNLVFLYDDNHISIEGDTATAFSEDVLKRYEAYGWHTQRIEPAANGDIDVPALYAALRAAQAETGRPSIVAMRTIIAWPAPNAQNTEASHGSALGEDEVAATKRVLGFDPEKTFEVSDEVLAHTRRALDRGAEAHAEWDKRIAAWRDAEPQRAAEFDRVSKGELPTGWEEKLPVFEAGKAVATRAASGKVLQALGPVIPELWGGSADLAGSNNTTIDKTSSFLPRGNPLPEADPYGRTVHFGIREFSMAAEMNGIALHGNTRVYGGTFLVFSDYMRNAVRMSALMQLPVTYVWTHDSIGLGEDGPTHQPVEHLAALRAIPGLNVVRPADANETAVAWAEILRRHTTNPAPHGLALTRQGVPTYEPNEDAARGGYVLFEAEGGTPQVLLVATGSEVQLAVEARERLQEAGVPTRVVSMPSVEWFEEQPREYRERVLPPSVKARVAVEAGVGLTWYRFVGDAGRIVSLEHFGASADAKTLFAEFGLTAENVVAAARESLAAARG; encoded by the coding sequence ATGAGCACGCAGACACCCGACGGCCCCGGCAGTTTCGAGTGGACCGACCTCGACCGGCGTGCCGTCGACACCGCCCGCCTGCTGGCGGCCGATGCGGTACAGCGGGTGGGCAACGGCCACCCCGGCACCGCGATGAGCCTCGCCCCGGCCGCGTACACGATCTTTCAGAAGCTGATGCGGCACGACCCGGCGGACCCGGAGTGGGCCGGCCGCGACCGCTTCGTCCTCTCCCCCGGGCACACCTCGCTCACCCTCTACACCCAGCTCCACCTCGCCGGGTACGAGCTGGAGCTCGACGACCTCAAGGCGTTCCGCACCCACGGTTCGCGGACCCCGGGTCACCCCGAGTACGGGCACACCGCGGGCGTCGAGACCACCACCGGGCCGCTCGGGCAGGGTGTCGCCAACGCCGTCGGCATGGCGATGGCGGCCCGCTACGAGCGCGGCCTGTTCGACCCGGACGCCCCCGAGGGCACCTCGCCCTTCGACCACACCATCTGGGCGATCGTCTCCGACGGCGACCTCCAGGAGGGCGTCTCCGCCGAGGCCTCGTCGCTGGCGGGCCATCAGCGGCTCGGCAACCTCGTCTTCCTCTACGACGACAACCACATCTCCATCGAGGGCGACACCGCGACCGCTTTCTCCGAGGACGTCCTGAAGCGGTACGAGGCCTACGGCTGGCACACCCAGCGGATCGAGCCCGCCGCGAACGGCGACATCGACGTCCCCGCGCTGTACGCGGCGCTGAGGGCGGCGCAGGCCGAGACCGGCCGCCCCTCCATCGTCGCGATGCGCACGATCATCGCCTGGCCCGCCCCGAACGCGCAGAACACCGAGGCCTCCCACGGCTCGGCGCTGGGCGAGGACGAGGTGGCGGCCACCAAGCGCGTCCTCGGCTTCGACCCGGAGAAGACCTTCGAGGTCTCCGACGAGGTGCTCGCCCACACCCGCCGGGCCCTCGACCGGGGCGCCGAGGCGCACGCCGAGTGGGACAAGCGGATCGCCGCCTGGCGGGACGCCGAGCCGCAGCGGGCCGCCGAGTTCGACCGCGTCAGCAAGGGCGAGCTGCCCACGGGCTGGGAGGAGAAGCTGCCGGTCTTCGAGGCGGGCAAGGCGGTCGCCACCCGGGCCGCGTCCGGCAAGGTGCTGCAGGCGCTCGGCCCGGTGATCCCCGAGCTGTGGGGCGGCTCCGCCGACCTGGCCGGGTCGAACAACACGACCATCGACAAGACCTCGTCCTTCCTGCCCCGGGGCAATCCGCTGCCGGAGGCCGACCCGTACGGCCGCACGGTGCACTTCGGCATCCGCGAGTTCTCGATGGCCGCGGAGATGAACGGCATCGCCCTGCACGGCAACACCCGCGTCTACGGCGGCACGTTCCTGGTCTTCTCCGACTACATGCGCAACGCCGTGCGCATGTCCGCGCTGATGCAGCTGCCGGTGACGTACGTCTGGACGCACGACTCCATCGGCCTCGGCGAGGACGGGCCGACCCACCAGCCCGTCGAGCACCTCGCCGCCCTGCGCGCCATCCCGGGGCTGAACGTCGTCCGTCCGGCCGACGCCAACGAGACGGCCGTCGCCTGGGCCGAGATACTCCGGCGGCACACCACGAACCCCGCGCCGCACGGCCTCGCCCTCACCCGGCAGGGCGTACCGACCTACGAGCCGAACGAGGACGCGGCGCGCGGCGGTTACGTGCTGTTCGAGGCCGAGGGCGGCACGCCCCAGGTCCTCCTCGTCGCCACCGGATCCGAGGTGCAGCTGGCCGTCGAGGCGCGAGAGCGCCTCCAGGAGGCCGGTGTGCCGACCCGGGTGGTGTCGATGCCGTCCGTGGAGTGGTTCGAGGAGCAGCCGCGGGAGTACCGCGAGCGGGTGCTTCCGCCGTCCGTGAAGGCGCGTGTCGCTGTCGAGGCGGGGGTGGGGCTGACGTGGTACCGCTTCGTAGGTGACGCAGGACGCATCGTCTCCCTCGAACACTTCGGCGCCTCCGCCGACGCGAAGACCCTGTTCGCCGAGTTCGGCCTCACCGCCGAAAACGTCGTCGCCGCAGCCCGGGAATCACTGGCTGCCGCGCGTGGTTGA
- a CDS encoding helix-turn-helix domain-containing protein, whose amino-acid sequence MTDRTIQGGGTGDDIRTFAFPVERTVCGVGMQIGTMDPGHVWRSDAPLDRIHRIDFHVVMVFSGGPVRHMVDFTEYEASAGDVLWIRPGQVHRFAATSEYRGTVLAMQPGFLPRATVEATGLYRYDLPPLLRPDAARLAALRASLSHLRREYEDAATLPLSLHTAVLRHSLSAFLLRLSHLAAGSAADGQQTDTTFTLFRDAVERDFATNHSVSAYADGLGYSRRTLVRAVRAATGDTPKAFIDKRVVLEAKRLLAHTDLPIGRVGASVGFPDAANFSKFFHQHTDMTPAAFRAELRRVP is encoded by the coding sequence ATGACGGACAGAACTATCCAAGGTGGTGGCACGGGGGACGACATCCGCACGTTCGCCTTCCCGGTGGAGCGCACCGTCTGCGGCGTCGGCATGCAGATCGGCACGATGGACCCCGGCCACGTCTGGCGCTCCGACGCTCCGCTGGACCGCATCCACCGCATCGACTTCCATGTCGTGATGGTCTTCAGTGGCGGACCCGTCCGGCACATGGTCGACTTCACCGAGTACGAGGCGAGCGCCGGCGACGTGCTGTGGATCCGCCCGGGACAGGTGCACCGCTTCGCGGCCACGAGCGAGTACCGCGGAACGGTCCTCGCCATGCAGCCCGGCTTCCTCCCCCGGGCCACGGTCGAGGCCACCGGCCTGTACCGCTACGACCTCCCGCCCCTGCTGCGCCCCGACGCCGCCCGCCTCGCGGCCCTGCGCGCCTCCCTGTCCCATCTGCGCCGCGAGTACGAGGACGCGGCGACGCTCCCGCTGAGCCTGCACACCGCGGTACTGCGCCACTCCCTCAGCGCGTTCCTGCTGCGGCTGTCGCACCTGGCGGCCGGCTCGGCGGCGGACGGGCAGCAGACGGACACCACCTTCACGCTCTTCCGGGACGCGGTCGAGCGGGACTTCGCCACCAACCACAGCGTCAGCGCCTACGCCGACGGCCTCGGCTACTCCCGCCGGACCCTGGTCCGAGCGGTCCGCGCCGCCACCGGCGACACCCCCAAGGCCTTCATCGACAAGCGTGTCGTCCTGGAGGCCAAACGTCTCCTCGCCCACACCGACCTGCCGATCGGCCGCGTCGGCGCGTCGGTCGGCTTCCCGGACGCGGCGAACTTCTCCAAGTTCTTCCACCAGCACACCGACATGACGCCGGCGGCGTTCCGGGCGGAGCTGCGCCGGGTTCCCTGA
- a CDS encoding SCO2521 family protein — protein sequence MTGPAGERGEPLVVVGEIRTGLLMNVRPLPPPAVTTLLDLVPGERVRARERPVRRAVSADVLHGVDCPMTTGSGARVRGVGTLVTRVGVVDGRVVQGSTRAVLTTGGDRRLPWGHYLGRPGVVELSGRGTAAEVATRFLTARDPADLDPGAVSEALLGRLRSAPLLDRRAPLRARRTRLRWASVLGGDGFRGAFTLLDQEVRTLRLGFAATATATPEQLTALCEDVALHDWLLSTVTPVVDRACSGHGPAAAPGDLRTVVDQLLHLWLPAVDVAPGLDEVWTHLEARPGFTRQWQTCVQRIRDHLALRTLDLHAGSA from the coding sequence GTGACGGGGCCGGCCGGGGAGCGGGGGGAACCGCTCGTCGTGGTCGGCGAGATCCGCACCGGGCTGCTCATGAACGTACGGCCGCTGCCACCCCCGGCGGTCACGACGCTGCTGGACCTCGTGCCCGGGGAACGCGTCCGGGCGCGGGAGCGGCCCGTCCGGCGGGCGGTGTCCGCGGACGTCCTGCACGGCGTCGACTGCCCGATGACCACCGGGTCCGGTGCCCGCGTACGGGGAGTCGGCACTCTGGTGACCCGGGTGGGCGTGGTGGACGGCCGGGTCGTCCAGGGCTCGACGCGTGCCGTGCTGACCACGGGGGGCGACCGCAGGCTGCCCTGGGGCCACTACCTGGGCCGGCCGGGTGTCGTCGAGCTGAGCGGCCGGGGTACTGCGGCGGAGGTCGCGACCCGCTTCCTGACCGCTCGTGATCCCGCAGACCTGGACCCCGGAGCGGTGAGCGAGGCACTGCTCGGTCGGCTCCGGTCGGCTCCGTTGCTCGATCGGCGGGCCCCGTTGCGGGCCCGGCGCACCCGGCTGCGCTGGGCCTCGGTGCTGGGCGGCGACGGCTTCCGCGGCGCGTTCACCCTCCTCGACCAGGAAGTGCGGACCTTGCGGCTGGGCTTCGCCGCGACGGCCACGGCCACACCGGAACAACTGACCGCCCTGTGCGAGGACGTGGCCCTGCACGACTGGCTCCTGAGCACCGTTACGCCCGTGGTCGACCGCGCCTGCTCCGGCCACGGTCCCGCCGCGGCGCCGGGCGACCTGCGCACCGTCGTCGACCAGTTGCTGCACCTGTGGCTGCCGGCGGTCGACGTCGCACCGGGCCTCGACGAGGTGTGGACCCACCTGGAAGCCCGCCCGGGCTTCACCCGCCAGTGGCAGACGTGCGTCCAGCGGATCCGCGACCATCTGGCCCTGCGCACCCTCGACCTGCACGCGGGCAGCGCGTGA
- a CDS encoding SCO2522 family protein, with protein sequence MTPSDTDADAPRGSERAEWAFRESSADHRTRAVPYSHLSVELGHLYMEDFAEGPERLRAHFAQVAPWAATARTLAGPKRRVSTCFLIDDYFTPFSSPAEVIPMVMRAADLAGLRIDYLARESGCASAAGVETAALLLARLVPEPPVGSNGARPPAEESGWLCNGERSPSDVTPEAMSAPVWQPPVELGARRHSVFLDAQLWSEDKAGTRLWSCPFLAAVWQMLRLGLLRNRGEVVLTAQPWAEEEFPHDWRDLSPLVRLNPQAAPFCAYRTFSVLDSRFLPVEHAVRVILDHTAADPAAMRQVAERSAAEGLQLPSAVSERVLYAFTTTGTRGGGT encoded by the coding sequence GTGACCCCGAGCGACACGGACGCCGACGCCCCGCGCGGCTCAGAACGGGCCGAATGGGCGTTCCGCGAGTCGTCGGCCGACCACCGCACCCGGGCGGTCCCCTACTCCCACCTGTCCGTGGAGCTGGGGCACCTCTACATGGAGGACTTCGCGGAGGGTCCTGAGCGGCTGCGCGCGCACTTCGCCCAGGTCGCGCCCTGGGCCGCGACGGCCCGCACGCTCGCCGGGCCGAAGCGGCGGGTCAGCACCTGTTTCCTCATCGACGACTACTTCACCCCGTTCTCCTCCCCCGCCGAGGTGATCCCGATGGTGATGCGGGCCGCCGACCTGGCCGGTCTGCGCATCGACTACCTGGCGCGCGAATCGGGATGTGCCTCGGCGGCGGGCGTGGAGACCGCCGCGCTGCTGCTCGCCCGGCTGGTTCCGGAGCCGCCTGTCGGCAGCAACGGAGCCCGGCCGCCCGCCGAGGAGTCCGGATGGCTGTGCAACGGCGAACGCTCGCCGTCCGACGTCACCCCGGAGGCCATGTCGGCGCCCGTCTGGCAACCGCCGGTGGAACTGGGCGCACGCCGCCACTCCGTGTTCCTCGACGCCCAGTTGTGGTCCGAGGACAAGGCGGGCACGCGCCTGTGGTCGTGTCCGTTCCTGGCCGCCGTGTGGCAGATGCTGCGACTGGGGCTGCTGCGGAACCGGGGTGAGGTCGTCCTGACGGCACAGCCCTGGGCCGAGGAGGAGTTCCCCCACGACTGGCGGGACCTGAGTCCGCTGGTACGGCTGAACCCGCAGGCCGCGCCGTTCTGCGCGTACCGCACCTTCTCCGTCCTGGACAGCCGCTTCCTGCCGGTCGAGCACGCCGTGCGCGTGATCCTCGACCACACCGCGGCGGACCCGGCCGCGATGCGGCAGGTCGCCGAACGCAGCGCGGCCGAAGGTCTGCAACTGCCGAGTGCTGTGAGCGAACGGGTTCTGTACGCCTTCACCACGACCGGCACCCGAGGGGGCGGCACGTGA
- a CDS encoding SCO2523 family variant P-loop protein gives MIVFATSDKGGTGRSVTCANIAYRRALGGDDVAYVDFDFGSPTAATVFELGSAVRRAADGGVHSCLRGQVAEPARLDVWLLSEREVLRRSLAGAGRLCLVPGDPGGGEFPADEAMTRRCAALLLAMEQEFAVTIVDLSAGRSYAIDIALRTTARPEFRDVVTRWLVFHRWTRQHIEATAALVGQERGILQIGAHWGHDTEDLVRRIRYVRAAVPGSDASSAAGLRAEQAEWLRSVDAELTRRSGRLGLGRTATLGTVPLDPVLQWSEQLITDEDVLMPPIANADTVQAFRDLADALTDDERWQTL, from the coding sequence GTGATCGTCTTCGCAACGTCGGACAAGGGCGGTACTGGCCGCTCGGTCACCTGCGCCAACATCGCCTACCGGCGTGCCCTCGGCGGTGACGACGTCGCCTACGTCGACTTCGACTTCGGCTCGCCCACCGCCGCGACCGTGTTCGAGCTGGGTTCGGCCGTGCGCAGGGCGGCGGACGGGGGCGTGCACTCCTGCCTCCGCGGCCAGGTCGCCGAACCGGCCCGGCTGGATGTGTGGCTGCTGTCCGAACGCGAGGTGCTGCGCCGTTCGCTCGCGGGTGCCGGACGGCTGTGCCTCGTGCCGGGTGATCCGGGCGGCGGGGAGTTCCCGGCCGACGAGGCCATGACGCGGCGCTGCGCCGCACTGCTGCTGGCGATGGAGCAGGAGTTCGCCGTGACCATCGTCGACCTCAGCGCCGGCCGCTCGTACGCCATCGACATCGCGTTGCGGACCACGGCGCGGCCGGAGTTCCGGGATGTCGTCACGCGGTGGCTGGTCTTCCACCGGTGGACCCGCCAGCACATCGAGGCGACGGCGGCCCTGGTGGGGCAGGAGCGCGGAATCCTCCAGATCGGCGCCCACTGGGGCCATGACACGGAGGATCTGGTGCGGCGGATCCGGTACGTGCGGGCCGCTGTGCCCGGCAGCGACGCCTCGTCCGCGGCCGGGCTGCGGGCCGAGCAGGCGGAGTGGCTGCGGTCCGTCGACGCCGAACTCACCCGCCGCTCGGGCCGGCTCGGACTGGGCCGAACGGCGACCCTGGGGACCGTGCCGCTCGACCCCGTCCTGCAGTGGAGCGAACAGCTCATCACCGACGAGGACGTCCTGATGCCGCCGATCGCCAACGCGGACACGGTCCAGGCGTTCCGGGACCTGGCGGACGCCCTGACGGACGACGAGAGGTGGCAGACCCTGTGA
- a CDS encoding SCO2524 family protein, protein MMIQPRRRLLDIWSSLLRCSLGDSGWVNPGRGGSNSISDAEQLVCLLYPAFKISGLGFSVPDATERDVQEALSPLGDWAGVPRGLAGIIDGFLETYSRDDGLPVFPPGGRLRALDPGAEPSPEQTRLETVEAYSMSVTLSLAALAFVKSFAKHVRGAELGTALRTTEEALDRRLTHAMRGLLESFAVDVFPEDSAMGNTLLRTLDQSRQSRGLLADRLRAELQPIRAGLRGLPLGSSGAPLLGDEALLFQCGWAWGPVRAGDDHPLRVADPVPSLHFTVAAMDGIVDFFSRQTLLLGLLSPEQQALAHALRLRWELTQSYWTTLARFGGARWPLEDMPWRTSETEESDYATLQVASIVVHNLMRQHGVDDGAPVDDLTPMADVLQELAARGGITRRPSARGRTVELHDPGELLPLPGSERHGPVLGLLVSDYAPMLLKRMLQVAGLTQDLRQRDRLLSLADELTDHLWRRRLTRGPAAGLWDAPDAVYALPVPSPAAPSWHLTERVVEVLVVAATTVSSAPTRSVPLFETAGELLREAEHLFAQELMSRPVAGSPAATVLVRIEATLRRARDVVDSRPGVAVALASEALRELDGLALARTQASKGG, encoded by the coding sequence ATGATGATCCAGCCTCGCCGGAGGTTGCTCGACATCTGGAGTTCGCTGCTGAGGTGTTCCCTCGGCGACAGCGGCTGGGTCAATCCCGGCCGTGGCGGCAGCAACTCGATCAGCGACGCGGAGCAGCTGGTCTGCCTGTTGTATCCCGCATTCAAGATCTCCGGCCTCGGGTTCTCCGTGCCCGACGCCACGGAGCGGGACGTCCAGGAGGCGCTGTCCCCACTGGGTGACTGGGCCGGGGTGCCCAGGGGCCTGGCCGGGATCATCGACGGTTTCCTGGAGACCTACTCCCGCGACGACGGCCTCCCGGTGTTCCCGCCCGGCGGCCGGCTGCGGGCACTGGACCCCGGGGCCGAGCCGTCGCCGGAACAGACCCGGCTGGAGACGGTCGAGGCGTACTCGATGTCGGTGACGCTGTCCCTCGCCGCCCTCGCCTTCGTCAAGAGCTTCGCCAAGCACGTGCGCGGCGCGGAACTCGGCACCGCGCTCAGGACGACGGAGGAAGCTCTCGACCGCAGGCTGACGCATGCCATGCGAGGGTTGCTGGAGAGCTTCGCCGTGGACGTCTTCCCGGAGGACTCCGCGATGGGCAACACCCTGCTGCGGACACTCGACCAGAGCCGTCAGTCCCGTGGCCTCCTCGCCGACCGCCTCAGAGCCGAACTGCAACCGATCCGGGCCGGATTGAGAGGTCTGCCGCTCGGCTCGTCCGGCGCTCCCCTGCTCGGGGACGAGGCGCTGCTGTTCCAGTGCGGCTGGGCATGGGGGCCGGTGCGGGCCGGCGACGACCATCCGCTGCGTGTTGCCGATCCTGTGCCGTCCCTGCACTTCACCGTTGCCGCGATGGACGGCATCGTGGACTTCTTCTCCCGGCAGACCCTCCTGCTGGGCCTGCTCAGCCCGGAGCAGCAGGCGCTCGCCCACGCGCTTCGCCTGCGCTGGGAGCTCACGCAGAGCTACTGGACCACGCTCGCCCGGTTCGGCGGCGCCCGTTGGCCCTTGGAGGACATGCCGTGGCGCACTTCGGAGACCGAGGAGTCCGACTACGCCACGCTCCAGGTCGCCTCGATCGTGGTGCACAACCTGATGCGCCAGCACGGCGTGGACGACGGCGCGCCCGTCGACGACCTGACACCGATGGCCGACGTGCTTCAGGAGCTGGCCGCGCGCGGTGGCATCACCCGGCGGCCGTCGGCGCGCGGGCGCACCGTGGAACTGCACGACCCGGGAGAGCTGCTGCCCCTCCCGGGCAGCGAGCGCCACGGGCCGGTTCTGGGATTGCTGGTGTCGGACTACGCCCCGATGCTCCTCAAGCGGATGCTCCAGGTCGCCGGTCTCACCCAGGACCTGCGGCAGCGCGACCGGCTGCTGTCGCTGGCGGACGAGCTGACGGACCACCTGTGGCGCCGCCGTCTGACCAGAGGGCCGGCGGCAGGGCTGTGGGACGCCCCGGACGCCGTGTACGCCCTGCCCGTGCCAAGCCCCGCCGCCCCTTCCTGGCACCTGACGGAACGGGTCGTGGAGGTCCTGGTGGTCGCGGCGACCACGGTGAGCTCCGCGCCGACGCGCAGCGTGCCGCTGTTCGAGACCGCGGGCGAACTGCTGCGCGAGGCGGAACACCTCTTCGCCCAGGAGCTGATGAGCCGACCCGTCGCCGGCAGCCCGGCCGCGACGGTCCTGGTACGCATCGAGGCGACCCTGCGGCGGGCCCGCGACGTCGTCGACTCCCGTCCCGGTGTCGCGGTCGCGCTCGCCTCCGAGGCGCTGCGGGAGCTCGACGGCCTCGCGCTCGCGAGGACCCAGGCCTCGAAGGGAGGCTGA
- a CDS encoding SCO2525 family SAM-dependent methyltransferase, giving the protein MAGNAAYDWDAFDSEDYLEHNYANLHDEDRKILNFVRDFLCGQSFDPETRGVDVGTGTNLYPALAMLPFCQEINLLEFSAANRNWLLNQLRHYSKNWDSFWQVLSEQEIYRTVARPRERLHRITTVRKWDILDPDPEQKWDLGTMFFVAESITSFHEEFTAAIGKFCALLRPGAPFAMTFMENSSGYEVGGRPFPALRIDVTDVREEMSGLGNGLEFHRVDVGAQPLRDGYSGMILVHGHVK; this is encoded by the coding sequence ATGGCAGGGAACGCTGCGTACGACTGGGATGCATTCGACTCGGAGGACTACCTGGAGCACAATTACGCCAACCTGCACGACGAGGACCGGAAAATCCTGAATTTCGTGCGCGACTTCCTGTGCGGCCAGTCCTTCGACCCGGAGACCCGCGGTGTCGACGTCGGCACCGGAACCAATCTCTATCCGGCGCTCGCCATGCTCCCCTTCTGCCAGGAGATAAACCTGCTGGAATTCTCGGCCGCGAACAGGAATTGGCTTCTGAATCAGCTGCGCCACTATTCCAAGAACTGGGACAGCTTCTGGCAGGTTCTGAGCGAGCAGGAAATTTACCGAACGGTCGCACGTCCCCGCGAGCGGCTGCATCGCATTACCACCGTCCGAAAATGGGACATTCTCGATCCCGACCCGGAGCAGAAGTGGGATCTGGGCACCATGTTTTTCGTCGCCGAGTCGATCACCAGCTTCCATGAGGAATTCACCGCGGCCATCGGGAAGTTCTGCGCCCTGCTCAGGCCGGGGGCGCCGTTCGCCATGACCTTCATGGAGAACTCCAGCGGCTACGAGGTCGGGGGCCGTCCCTTTCCGGCCCTGCGGATCGACGTGACGGACGTACGGGAGGAAATGTCAGGGCTGGGAAACGGCCTGGAGTTCCATCGCGTCGACGTCGGCGCCCAGCCGCTCAGGGACGGCTACAGCGGCATGATCCTGGTCCACGGTCACGTCAAGTAG
- a CDS encoding GNAT family N-acetyltransferase, whose protein sequence is MDLPDLYRLDHEAFGEDEAYPDFFLRQLFDVHRRDFLLLERDGVLCGYALAVQASGEEYAWLLALGVLPEFQRQGCGWALLDAAVRHARVAGARRMHLVVRPDNDSAHRLYHTYGFRDGEFRKDYYGRGRDRVFMSFVME, encoded by the coding sequence GTGGATCTTCCCGACCTGTACCGGCTCGACCACGAAGCATTCGGAGAAGACGAGGCGTATCCCGACTTCTTTCTCAGGCAACTGTTCGACGTTCACCGCCGTGATTTCCTTCTGCTGGAGCGGGACGGTGTGTTGTGTGGATATGCGCTGGCTGTGCAAGCGTCCGGTGAGGAGTACGCCTGGCTGCTCGCTCTCGGCGTCCTTCCCGAATTCCAGCGGCAGGGCTGTGGATGGGCACTGCTGGACGCGGCTGTGCGCCATGCCAGAGTTGCCGGGGCGCGCCGTATGCATCTCGTGGTGCGTCCGGACAACGACTCCGCGCACCGTCTTTACCACACATACGGATTCCGGGACGGCGAGTTCCGGAAGGACTACTACGGGCGCGGACGCGACCGCGTCTTCATGAGTTTCGTCATGGAATGA